One genomic segment of Manis pentadactyla isolate mManPen7 chromosome 1, mManPen7.hap1, whole genome shotgun sequence includes these proteins:
- the LOC118908227 gene encoding thioredoxin domain-containing protein 6-like isoform X1 produces the protein MRAFLQSVSAGKGRSSLLPFGWAQNGRGSRACLFTAWGVHPALCCPDNRGWVAPGSVGDVRCTEDPVPVGRSFAVTQFPRNTSEQAMGSKKKDIPLQVSISTQELWEEMLSAKGLTVVDVYQGWCGPCKPVVSLFQKMRMEVGLDLLHFALAEADCLDVLEKYRGRCEPTFLFYAGGELVALVRGANAPLLQETILDQLEAEKKVLAEGRERKVIRDEALTGEDGCCSHGKDDGEDEDVDSEIEIDGGPSWFSKSPT, from the exons ATGAGAGCGTTCCTACAGTCCGTTTCTGCAGGCAAGGGGCGGAGCTCCCTCCTGCCTTTCGGCTGGGCCCAGAATGGGCGTGGCTCACGCGCCTGCCTGTTTACTGCCTGGGGCGTCCACCCGGCTCTGTGTTGCCCAGACAACCGTGGCTGGGTCGCCCCAGGCTCGGTTGGAGACGTTCGCTGCACTGAGGACCCTGTACCTGTCGGGAGATCGTTCGCAGTGACTCAGTTCCCCAGGAATACATCGGAACA AGCCATGGGCAGCAAGAAGAAGGATATTCCCCTGCAG GTCAGCATCAGCACCCAAGAACTGTGGGAGGAGATGCTCAGTGCTAAAGGACTCACTG TTGTCGACGTCTATCAGGGCTGGTGTGGCCCCTGCAAGCCAGTGGTGAGCCTTTTCCAGAAGATGAGGATGGAGGTTGGCCTGGACCTTCTGCATTTTGCATTG GCAGAAGCAGATTGTCTGGATGTCCTGGAAAAATACCGAGGAAGGTGTGAGCCAACCTTTCTGTTTTATGCA GGAGGAGAACTAGTGGCGTTGGTTAGAGGAGCAAACGCCCCGTTGCTGCAGGAAACCATCCTAGACCAGCTGGAGGCAGAAAAGAAGGTGTTGGCTGAAGGCCGAGAACGGAAAGTG ATTAGAGATGAGGCTctgactggggaagatgggtgctGTTCCCATGGAAAGGACGATGGTGAAGATGAGGATGTGG
- the LOC118908227 gene encoding thioredoxin domain-containing protein 6-like isoform X2, with protein sequence MRAFLQSVSAGKGRSSLLPFGWAQNGRGSRACLFTAWGVHPALCCPDNRGWVAPGSVGDVRCTEDPVPVGRSFAVTQFPRNTSEQAMGSKKKDIPLQVSISTQELWEEMLSAKGLTVVDVYQGWCGPCKPVVSLFQKMRMEVGLDLLHFALAEADCLDVLEKYRGRCEPTFLFYAGGELVALVRGANAPLLQETILDQLEAEKKVLAEGRERKVIRDEALTGEDGCCSHGKDDGEDEDVGQT encoded by the exons ATGAGAGCGTTCCTACAGTCCGTTTCTGCAGGCAAGGGGCGGAGCTCCCTCCTGCCTTTCGGCTGGGCCCAGAATGGGCGTGGCTCACGCGCCTGCCTGTTTACTGCCTGGGGCGTCCACCCGGCTCTGTGTTGCCCAGACAACCGTGGCTGGGTCGCCCCAGGCTCGGTTGGAGACGTTCGCTGCACTGAGGACCCTGTACCTGTCGGGAGATCGTTCGCAGTGACTCAGTTCCCCAGGAATACATCGGAACA AGCCATGGGCAGCAAGAAGAAGGATATTCCCCTGCAG GTCAGCATCAGCACCCAAGAACTGTGGGAGGAGATGCTCAGTGCTAAAGGACTCACTG TTGTCGACGTCTATCAGGGCTGGTGTGGCCCCTGCAAGCCAGTGGTGAGCCTTTTCCAGAAGATGAGGATGGAGGTTGGCCTGGACCTTCTGCATTTTGCATTG GCAGAAGCAGATTGTCTGGATGTCCTGGAAAAATACCGAGGAAGGTGTGAGCCAACCTTTCTGTTTTATGCA GGAGGAGAACTAGTGGCGTTGGTTAGAGGAGCAAACGCCCCGTTGCTGCAGGAAACCATCCTAGACCAGCTGGAGGCAGAAAAGAAGGTGTTGGCTGAAGGCCGAGAACGGAAAGTG ATTAGAGATGAGGCTctgactggggaagatgggtgctGTTCCCATGGAAAGGACGATGGTGAAGATGAGGATGTGG